One Pseudomonas tolaasii NCPPB 2192 genomic window carries:
- the xylB gene encoding xylulokinase, which yields MQALIGIDIGTSGCKALLLDARGAVIAADTATYPLSQPRPGWTEQDPELWIDGARRAIAGVLAKAPGVELLAVGLSGQMHGLVPLDAAQKVLRPAILWNDQRNAAECEWITQAAGGLEGLLAATDNRMLVGYTGGKIVWMQRHEPELFARLATVLNPKDYLRLRLTGEVASEVSDASGTGLFNVRSRQWATGLVETLGIDPALLPPVFESQVISGRVSAQGAQLFGLPVGTPVAGGGGDSVIQTLGSGVIAPGELQTTIGTAGILAAALDTPQDNPDGRLQIFCNVAADKWHCMGVSLNAGGSMNWFRDTFCAGVPFEQIAAEAADSPPGAHGLLFLPYLNGERCPYPDPVLRAAFIGLTGRHQRGDMARAVMEGSVYALADMYALMRPLGIAGQVIKASGGGARSVLWRQLQADIFGCDVVTTEGAAEGAAFGAALVAGLAVNVWPDAASAAASCRGMTRQAPDGATAELHAHAHRIYRHLYPTLRETFVELGAPLFD from the coding sequence ATGCAGGCCCTTATTGGTATCGACATCGGCACCTCCGGGTGCAAGGCGTTGCTGCTGGACGCCCGGGGCGCGGTGATTGCCGCCGACACGGCGACGTATCCGCTGTCCCAACCGCGGCCCGGCTGGACCGAACAAGACCCTGAACTGTGGATCGATGGCGCCCGCCGTGCGATTGCCGGGGTACTGGCCAAGGCGCCCGGCGTGGAATTGCTGGCGGTGGGCTTGTCCGGCCAGATGCACGGGCTGGTGCCATTGGACGCCGCGCAAAAAGTCCTGCGCCCGGCGATCCTGTGGAACGACCAGCGCAACGCCGCCGAATGCGAGTGGATCACCCAGGCAGCCGGTGGCCTTGAAGGCCTGCTGGCGGCCACCGACAACCGCATGCTGGTGGGTTACACCGGCGGCAAGATTGTGTGGATGCAACGCCATGAGCCCGAGCTGTTCGCACGCCTGGCCACGGTGCTCAACCCCAAGGACTACTTGCGTCTGCGCCTGACCGGCGAAGTCGCCAGCGAAGTGTCGGATGCGTCGGGCACCGGTCTGTTCAACGTGCGCTCGCGGCAGTGGGCGACGGGGCTGGTGGAGACGCTGGGGATTGACCCCGCGTTGCTGCCACCGGTGTTTGAATCCCAAGTGATTTCCGGCCGGGTCAGTGCCCAGGGTGCCCAGCTGTTTGGCCTGCCGGTGGGCACGCCTGTGGCCGGTGGCGGCGGTGACTCGGTGATCCAGACCCTCGGCTCCGGCGTGATTGCGCCGGGCGAATTGCAAACCACCATCGGCACCGCCGGCATTCTCGCGGCGGCGCTGGACACCCCCCAGGACAACCCCGACGGTCGCCTGCAGATCTTCTGCAACGTCGCCGCCGACAAGTGGCATTGCATGGGCGTGTCGCTGAACGCCGGTGGCTCGATGAACTGGTTTCGCGACACCTTCTGCGCCGGCGTGCCCTTCGAGCAGATCGCCGCCGAAGCCGCCGACAGCCCGCCCGGCGCCCATGGCCTGCTGTTTTTGCCCTACCTCAACGGCGAACGCTGTCCTTATCCGGACCCGGTTCTGCGGGCCGCCTTTATCGGCCTCACTGGCCGCCATCAACGCGGTGATATGGCCCGCGCCGTGATGGAAGGCTCGGTCTATGCCCTCGCCGATATGTACGCGCTGATGCGCCCGCTGGGCATTGCCGGGCAGGTGATCAAGGCGTCCGGTGGCGGTGCGCGCTCGGTGCTGTGGCGCCAGTTGCAGGCGGACATTTTCGGCTGCGACGTGGTGACCACCGAAGGCGCGGCCGAGGGGGCAGCATTCGGTGCGGCGCTGGTGGCCGGGTTGGCGGTCAACGTATGGCCCGACGCGGCCAGTGCCGCCGCCAGCTGCCGTGGGATGACCCGCCAGGCGCCAGACGGCGCCACGGCCGAGCTCCACGCCCACGCCCATCGCATCTATCGCCATTTGTACCCGACGCTCAGGGAAACCTTTGTTGAGCTCGGCGCCCCTCTTTTCGATTAG
- a CDS encoding C-terminal binding protein, translating into MSQKLVVTDQAFGNTRHEQAAAALVGAQFSEHQCRSEDETLEAVRGAHAVINNFAPMTHRVMAAMAPGAVVVRYGVGVDNVDLAAARELGIRVCNVPDYGVEEVADHAAAMTLALARKLDHYGTGIRNGEWKIAQMVDGVRSLRDTTVGLIGLGRIARAFASRMAAFGCTIVGYDPYVTNQQAREAGIEPMSRAEVIACAHVLSLHVPLTPETRHVIDADAIARMPRGAILINCSRGGLIDETALAQALVSGQLSGAGLDVFEKEPLPADSPLRSAPHLLVSPHAAFFSDASVDALQRLASEEALRGLRGEALRCALT; encoded by the coding sequence ATGAGCCAGAAGTTGGTCGTGACCGACCAGGCGTTCGGCAACACACGCCATGAACAGGCCGCCGCCGCCTTGGTCGGCGCGCAGTTTTCCGAGCACCAGTGCCGCAGCGAAGACGAAACCCTGGAAGCCGTGCGCGGCGCCCATGCGGTGATCAATAACTTCGCGCCGATGACCCATCGCGTGATGGCGGCCATGGCGCCCGGTGCGGTGGTGGTGCGCTATGGCGTCGGCGTGGATAACGTCGACCTCGCGGCGGCCAGGGAACTGGGGATTCGGGTGTGCAACGTGCCGGATTACGGGGTTGAAGAGGTGGCCGACCATGCCGCCGCGATGACCCTGGCCCTGGCGCGCAAGCTTGATCATTACGGCACAGGCATTCGCAACGGCGAATGGAAAATCGCGCAGATGGTCGATGGCGTGCGCTCCCTGCGCGACACCACCGTCGGCCTGATCGGGCTGGGCCGCATTGCCCGTGCGTTTGCGTCACGCATGGCGGCATTTGGTTGCACGATTGTGGGTTATGACCCTTACGTCACCAACCAGCAGGCGCGAGAGGCCGGGATCGAGCCGATGTCGCGGGCCGAGGTGATTGCTTGCGCCCATGTGTTGTCGCTGCATGTGCCGCTGACGCCCGAGACGCGCCATGTGATCGATGCCGATGCCATCGCGCGGATGCCCAGGGGGGCTATTCTGATCAACTGTTCCCGGGGTGGTTTGATCGACGAGACGGCGCTGGCCCAGGCGCTGGTCAGCGGGCAGTTGTCGGGGGCGGGGCTGGATGTGTTCGAGAAGGAACCGTTGCCGGCGGATTCGCCGTTGCGCAGTGCGCCGCATTTGTTGGTGTCGCCTCATGCGGCGTTTTTTTCCGATGCATCGGTGGATGCGTTACAGCGGTTGGCCAGCGAGGAAGCCTTGCGCGGCTTGCGCGGCGAAGCCTTGCGCTGTGCGCTGACCTGA
- a CDS encoding sugar ABC transporter substrate-binding protein: MKKVDFSSVSRRSVLAGGVVLGLGSLLGRTAMAQTPLSVAYSNKSLDYYFFVIQEESVKRAVLAQSGKFQATNASFDTTTQLGQWQSLMLSQPSAIISDPIDSQAIVSAIKRYNQRKIPVGIIDTPADGGDVAITVSFDNFKGGVMAAEEIVKRLVAKYGSPKGTVLNCFGALASVAWRLRKEGMDSVFAKYPEIKYLARPTEGQLDKMQSVTLSTLSEFPDLDAVHAPSDSPSRGIAAALKQKDRWKKVGEKGHVIFINIDGEPVALDWIKDGYMDGCVSQDPVAYGQIAVEMITKYALNGQAVPLGTYQNKDYFWETGEIVQGKTGPALVIPAFMITPENADDKRHWGYVAEKVWGVASK; this comes from the coding sequence ATGAAAAAAGTCGATTTTTCGAGCGTGAGCCGCCGCAGCGTCCTGGCTGGCGGTGTGGTACTGGGGTTGGGTTCGCTGCTGGGGCGCACGGCCATGGCGCAGACCCCGCTGTCGGTGGCCTATTCCAACAAAAGCCTGGATTACTACTTCTTCGTGATCCAGGAAGAGTCGGTCAAGCGTGCGGTGCTGGCCCAGTCCGGCAAGTTTCAGGCGACCAACGCCAGCTTCGACACCACCACCCAGCTCGGCCAATGGCAGAGCCTGATGCTGTCCCAGCCGTCGGCGATCATCTCCGACCCCATCGACAGCCAGGCCATCGTCTCGGCGATCAAGCGCTACAACCAGCGCAAGATCCCGGTGGGCATCATCGACACCCCGGCTGACGGCGGCGACGTGGCGATCACCGTGAGCTTCGACAACTTCAAGGGTGGCGTGATGGCCGCTGAAGAAATCGTCAAACGCCTGGTGGCCAAGTACGGCAGCCCCAAAGGCACCGTGCTCAACTGCTTCGGCGCCCTGGCCTCGGTGGCGTGGCGCCTGCGCAAAGAGGGCATGGACTCGGTATTCGCCAAATACCCCGAGATCAAATACCTCGCGCGACCCACCGAAGGCCAATTGGACAAGATGCAGTCGGTCACGCTTTCCACCCTCTCGGAATTCCCTGACCTGGACGCCGTGCACGCGCCGTCGGATTCGCCGTCACGCGGCATCGCCGCCGCACTGAAACAGAAAGACCGCTGGAAGAAAGTCGGCGAAAAAGGCCACGTCATCTTCATCAATATCGACGGCGAACCGGTAGCGCTGGACTGGATCAAGGACGGCTACATGGACGGCTGCGTGTCCCAGGACCCGGTTGCCTACGGCCAGATCGCCGTGGAAATGATCACCAAGTACGCCCTCAACGGCCAGGCCGTGCCGCTGGGCACTTACCAGAACAAGGATTACTTCTGGGAAACCGGCGAGATCGTGCAAGGCAAGACCGGCCCGGCGCTGGTGATCCCGGCGTTCATGATCACGCCTGAAAACGCCGACGATAAACGCCACTGGGGCTATGTCGCGGAAAAGGTGTGGGGCGTGGCCTCCAAGTGA
- a CDS encoding thymidylate synthase, whose translation MKQYLELLNDVVTNGLTKGDRTGTGTKAVFARQYRHNLADGFPLLTTKKLHFKSIANELIWMLSGNTNIKWLNENGVRIWDEWATEDGDLGPVYGEQWTAWPTKDGGTINQIDYMVDTLKNNPNSRRILFHGWNVEYLPDETKSPQENARNGKQALPPCHLLYQAFVHEGHLSMQLYIRSSDVFLGLPYNTAALALLTHMLAQQCDLIPHEIIVTTGDTHAYSNHMEQIRTQLARTPKKLPELVIKRKPASIYDYKFEDFEIVGYDADPSIKADVAI comes from the coding sequence ATGAAGCAATATCTCGAACTACTGAACGACGTCGTGACCAATGGATTGACCAAGGGCGATCGCACCGGCACCGGCACCAAGGCCGTGTTTGCCCGTCAGTATCGGCATAACCTGGCCGACGGCTTCCCGCTGCTGACCACGAAAAAGCTTCATTTCAAAAGCATCGCCAATGAATTGATCTGGATGTTGAGCGGCAATACCAACATCAAGTGGCTGAACGAAAACGGCGTGCGTATCTGGGACGAATGGGCCACCGAAGACGGCGACCTCGGCCCGGTGTACGGCGAGCAGTGGACCGCCTGGCCCACCAAGGACGGCGGCACGATCAACCAGATCGACTACATGGTCGACACGCTGAAGAACAACCCCAACAGCCGTCGCATCCTGTTCCACGGCTGGAACGTCGAATACCTGCCGGACGAAACCAAAAGCCCGCAGGAAAACGCGCGTAACGGCAAGCAAGCCCTGCCGCCGTGCCACCTGCTGTACCAGGCGTTCGTGCATGAAGGCCACCTGTCGATGCAGTTGTATATCCGCAGCTCCGACGTGTTCCTCGGCCTGCCGTACAACACCGCCGCCCTGGCGCTGCTGACCCATATGCTGGCCCAGCAATGCGACCTGATCCCCCACGAGATCATCGTCACCACCGGCGACACCCACGCCTACAGCAACCACATGGAACAGATCCGCACCCAACTGGCGCGCACACCGAAGAAGCTGCCGGAACTGGTGATCAAGCGCAAACCGGCGTCGATCTACGACTACAAGTTCGAAGACTTCGAAATTGTCGGCTACGACGCCGACCCCAGCATCAAGGCCGACGTCGCCATCTGA
- a CDS encoding SDR family NAD(P)-dependent oxidoreductase: MNYSEKQALNGKLALVTGAGQGIGAAIAEALAATGAEVICTDILHARALATSQQLTEKGYAARAEALDVTNSAAINALATSLPPLDILVCNAGIVTNTPAEEMTDEEWDKVITVNLTGVFRTCRGFGRRMLEAGRGSVINIGSMSGQVVNVPQPQCHYNASKAGVHQLTKSLAVEWAKRGVRVNAVAPTYIETPLLHGLESQPGLIQRWLDLTPAGRMGQPHEVASLVQFLASDASSLLTGSIINADAGYTCI, translated from the coding sequence ATGAATTATTCGGAAAAACAGGCGCTGAACGGCAAGCTGGCGCTGGTGACCGGCGCCGGTCAGGGCATTGGGGCGGCGATTGCTGAAGCGCTGGCGGCGACCGGGGCTGAGGTGATCTGCACCGATATTCTGCACGCCCGGGCCTTGGCGACTTCGCAGCAGTTGACCGAGAAAGGCTATGCCGCCCGCGCCGAAGCCTTGGATGTGACGAACAGCGCCGCCATCAACGCCCTGGCGACGTCGCTGCCGCCGCTGGATATTCTGGTGTGCAACGCAGGCATCGTCACCAACACGCCCGCCGAGGAAATGACCGACGAGGAATGGGACAAGGTCATTACCGTCAACCTCACCGGCGTGTTCCGTACCTGCCGGGGGTTTGGCCGGCGCATGCTGGAAGCCGGGCGCGGGTCGGTGATCAATATCGGGTCGATGTCGGGGCAGGTGGTCAACGTGCCGCAGCCGCAATGTCACTACAACGCCTCAAAGGCGGGCGTGCATCAACTGACCAAATCCTTGGCGGTGGAATGGGCGAAACGCGGGGTGCGGGTGAATGCGGTGGCGCCAACCTATATCGAAACGCCGTTGCTGCATGGGCTGGAAAGCCAGCCGGGGTTGATCCAGCGCTGGCTGGACTTGACCCCCGCCGGGCGCATGGGCCAGCCCCATGAAGTGGCGTCGCTGGTGCAATTTCTCGCCTCCGATGCGTCGAGCCTGCTGACAGGCTCGATCATCAATGCGGATGCGGGCTACACCTGCATCTAG
- the rpiA gene encoding ribose 5-phosphate isomerase A, with product MSNQQNEAKKVAARRVIEEFVRDGMKLGLGSGTTSHFFVRELGKHVANGLKLTCTTTSRSTNDVAREVGIEITDPNDIGELDLTVDGPDEIDGQFNMIKGGGACLLWEKIIAHASKRMICVTDETKIVDHLGAFPLPVEVVQFGWKQTERLVQRVLAEHGIRDVQIIRRERNGETVVTDSGNFILDCHCGPVITEPAPLEIELNRIPGVVENGLFTREAAGMVVGCFDGTSYVRMR from the coding sequence ATGAGTAATCAACAGAACGAAGCCAAAAAAGTCGCCGCCCGCCGGGTGATCGAGGAATTTGTGCGCGATGGCATGAAGCTGGGCCTGGGCTCCGGGACCACCTCGCATTTCTTCGTTCGCGAGCTGGGCAAGCACGTGGCCAATGGCTTGAAACTCACCTGCACCACCACTTCGCGCTCCACCAATGATGTGGCGCGGGAAGTCGGTATCGAGATCACCGACCCCAACGACATCGGCGAACTGGACCTGACGGTCGACGGCCCCGACGAAATCGACGGCCAGTTCAACATGATCAAGGGCGGCGGCGCCTGCCTGCTGTGGGAAAAGATCATCGCCCATGCCTCCAAACGCATGATCTGCGTGACCGACGAAACCAAGATTGTCGACCACCTGGGCGCCTTCCCGCTGCCGGTGGAAGTGGTGCAGTTCGGCTGGAAGCAGACCGAGCGGCTAGTTCAGCGTGTGCTCGCCGAACACGGCATCCGCGACGTGCAGATCATCCGCCGCGAACGCAACGGCGAGACCGTGGTGACCGACAGCGGCAACTTCATCCTCGACTGCCATTGCGGCCCGGTGATCACCGAACCGGCGCCCCTGGAAATCGAGTTGAACCGAATCCCTGGCGTGGTGGAAAACGGCCTGTTCACCCGCGAGGCGGCGGGCATGGTGGTGGGGTGTTTTGACGGCACGTCCTACGTACGGATGCGCTGA
- a CDS encoding fumarylacetoacetate hydrolase family protein encodes MLPISLKHAKLVGRVWLPGKGPCVVILRENVLIDVTPSVVSMADFLDNNPAERFDTLAGEPVGDLADLILEPSEMGYHSDRPCLLAPCDFQALKACGVTFARSMVERVIDERTAGDPGRANELRALIGSLIGDSLSNVQAGSAKAAEIKAALIAEGLWSQYLEVGIGPDAEVFTKSQPMAAVGYGAQVGINRISEWNNPEPEVVLAVDSQGNIRGATLGNDVNLRDVEGRSALLLGKAKDNNASCSIGPFIRLFDEHFTLTDIENATLTLSVSGLDGFEMSGGSNMAEISRKPANLVEQTRNKSHQYPDGFMLFLGTMFAPTQDREKKGSGFTHKAGDLVEISTPLLGTLRNTVVYSDEAAPWTYGTRALMRNLAKRGLL; translated from the coding sequence ATGCTGCCCATCTCACTCAAGCACGCCAAATTGGTCGGTCGGGTCTGGCTTCCCGGCAAGGGCCCCTGCGTGGTGATCCTGCGCGAAAACGTGCTGATCGACGTCACGCCGTCCGTGGTCTCCATGGCCGATTTCCTCGACAACAACCCTGCCGAACGCTTCGACACCCTGGCCGGTGAACCGGTAGGCGACCTCGCGGACCTGATCCTTGAACCCTCCGAGATGGGCTATCACTCGGACCGCCCTTGCCTGCTCGCGCCGTGCGACTTCCAGGCGCTCAAGGCCTGCGGCGTGACCTTTGCCAGAAGTATGGTCGAACGCGTGATTGATGAACGCACCGCGGGCGATCCCGGCCGCGCCAATGAGCTGCGCGCGCTGATCGGTTCGTTGATCGGTGACAGCCTGTCGAATGTGCAGGCCGGCTCCGCCAAGGCCGCCGAGATCAAGGCCGCGCTGATTGCCGAAGGCCTGTGGTCGCAGTACCTGGAAGTGGGCATCGGCCCGGACGCCGAGGTATTTACCAAATCCCAGCCCATGGCGGCAGTCGGTTATGGCGCGCAGGTGGGCATCAACCGTATTTCCGAGTGGAACAACCCCGAGCCCGAAGTGGTGCTGGCGGTGGACAGCCAGGGCAATATCCGTGGCGCCACCCTGGGCAACGACGTGAACCTGCGGGATGTGGAAGGCCGCTCGGCGCTGCTGCTGGGCAAAGCCAAGGACAACAACGCTTCATGCTCGATCGGGCCGTTTATCCGCCTGTTCGATGAGCACTTCACCCTGACCGACATCGAAAATGCGACCCTGACCCTGTCGGTCAGCGGCCTCGACGGCTTTGAAATGTCCGGTGGCTCGAACATGGCCGAGATCAGCCGCAAGCCGGCGAATCTGGTCGAGCAAACGCGCAACAAATCCCATCAGTACCCGGACGGCTTCATGCTGTTTCTGGGCACCATGTTTGCGCCGACCCAGGACCGCGAGAAAAAGGGTTCGGGCTTTACCCACAAGGCCGGTGACCTGGTGGAAATTTCCACGCCGCTGCTGGGCACCCTGCGCAACACCGTCGTGTATTCCGACGAGGCCGCCCCCTGGACCTACGGCACCCGCGCGTTGATGCGCAACCTGGCAAAACGGGGGCTGCTATGA
- a CDS encoding MurR/RpiR family transcriptional regulator — MSDSLLQRIIDESKNMHRAERRVANFVSTSPSKVLQMSMAKLSETCSVSDPTVMRFCRRFGFESYQELKLHLVQSLVPSAPFAYEQIIPDDSIDNIVRKTCRNSLNAIQRLEEDLEPEKVAEAAQLLQAASWVGIYATGISVVNALDAEHKFQRLGMRCQALLGGKRQEMHAEGARSGEVALIFSQSGHTRQMVDMAVAARKAGAKVVSIAADDSPLAKVSDVLIAVKPYEHTELMTPLASRLNHHLVTNMLVAAIAIASGSQFPDQLTALDSWRTDKI; from the coding sequence ATGAGCGACAGTTTGCTGCAACGTATTATTGATGAAAGCAAGAACATGCACCGCGCCGAGCGCCGGGTGGCCAATTTCGTCTCCACCTCGCCGTCCAAAGTGCTGCAGATGAGCATGGCCAAGTTGTCGGAAACCTGCTCGGTCAGCGACCCGACGGTGATGCGTTTCTGCCGGCGTTTCGGGTTCGAGAGCTATCAGGAATTGAAGCTGCACCTGGTGCAGAGCCTGGTGCCGTCGGCGCCGTTTGCCTACGAGCAGATCATCCCGGATGACAGCATCGACAACATTGTGCGCAAGACCTGCCGCAATTCGCTGAACGCGATCCAGCGTTTGGAAGAAGACCTGGAGCCGGAAAAAGTCGCCGAAGCCGCACAGTTGCTGCAGGCCGCGAGTTGGGTAGGCATCTATGCCACGGGCATTTCGGTGGTCAACGCGCTGGATGCCGAGCACAAGTTCCAGCGCCTCGGCATGCGTTGTCAGGCCCTGCTCGGCGGCAAGCGCCAGGAGATGCACGCCGAGGGCGCACGCAGCGGGGAAGTGGCGCTGATTTTTTCGCAGTCGGGGCACACCCGGCAGATGGTCGACATGGCCGTTGCCGCGCGCAAGGCCGGGGCCAAAGTGGTGTCGATTGCTGCCGATGACAGCCCGCTGGCGAAGGTCAGCGACGTGCTGATCGCCGTGAAGCCTTACGAACACACCGAGCTGATGACGCCCTTGGCATCACGGCTTAACCACCATTTGGTCACCAACATGCTGGTGGCGGCCATTGCCATCGCCAGCGGTAGTCAGTTCCCCGATCAACTGACCGCCCTCGATTCCTGGCGTACCGACAAAATTTAA
- a CDS encoding aldehyde dehydrogenase family protein, which translates to MHNNKIHGDTIAALQGALFIDGQLRKGAGAQLPVENPATGEVLGHIAAATPQEINETVAAARRAFLLWSRELPKTRAAALHRLGDLIAADAQTLAQVMTAEQGKPVNEARGEVLKLAEACHFYAEEATRVHGEIVPNDQPGFQSLVVREPIGVVAAITPWNYPAELVGWKLCASLAAGCTIVIKPAELTPFTALAIAQKCIDAGIPAGVVNVLTGKGSVVGQALVEHPDVSKVAFTGSSAVGLHIQRSCPQVKRLSLELGGNCPMVVTASADVAAAVKGATRRSFRNCGQICIAINRIYVHRSIYEEFVTQLGAAAEALTVRNGLENPGADLGAMASAEPLNKTRAHLEDALAKGARLVAGGKAPEGEEFAHGYFFRPTVVADCTHEMLVMTEETFGPLVGVAPFDDLAEAVQLANDTPYGLASYVYARDLVDIHTLSAQLDYGNVAINNVDAGIMNAPYGGRKQSGVGYEHGREGLLEYFNFKHVRLHHGVGN; encoded by the coding sequence ATGCATAACAATAAGATTCACGGCGACACAATTGCCGCGCTGCAAGGCGCCTTGTTTATCGATGGTCAGCTGCGCAAAGGCGCCGGCGCCCAGTTGCCGGTCGAGAACCCCGCAACGGGTGAAGTGCTGGGGCATATCGCTGCTGCCACGCCGCAGGAAATCAACGAAACCGTGGCCGCTGCACGCCGGGCCTTTCTACTCTGGTCCCGCGAATTGCCGAAAACCCGCGCTGCAGCCTTGCACCGCCTGGGCGACCTGATCGCCGCCGATGCGCAGACCCTGGCACAGGTGATGACTGCCGAGCAGGGCAAGCCCGTCAATGAAGCCCGTGGCGAAGTGCTCAAGCTCGCCGAGGCCTGCCATTTCTATGCAGAAGAAGCCACCCGCGTACACGGCGAGATCGTGCCCAACGATCAACCGGGTTTCCAGAGCCTGGTGGTGCGCGAGCCGATTGGCGTCGTCGCTGCGATTACGCCGTGGAACTACCCGGCAGAGTTGGTCGGCTGGAAGCTCTGCGCGAGCCTGGCCGCCGGTTGCACCATCGTTATCAAGCCTGCTGAATTGACCCCGTTCACCGCGCTGGCGATTGCGCAAAAATGCATCGACGCCGGGATTCCCGCAGGCGTGGTCAATGTGCTGACCGGCAAGGGTTCGGTGGTCGGCCAAGCGCTGGTTGAGCACCCGGATGTCAGCAAGGTCGCGTTCACCGGCTCCAGCGCCGTGGGCCTGCACATCCAGCGCAGCTGCCCGCAGGTCAAGCGCCTGTCCCTGGAACTGGGCGGCAACTGCCCGATGGTGGTCACCGCCAGCGCCGATGTCGCCGCCGCCGTCAAAGGCGCCACGCGCCGCAGTTTCCGTAACTGCGGGCAGATCTGCATCGCGATCAACCGCATTTATGTGCACCGTTCGATTTACGAAGAATTCGTCACCCAACTGGGCGCCGCCGCCGAGGCGCTGACCGTGCGCAACGGCCTGGAAAACCCCGGCGCCGATTTGGGCGCCATGGCCTCCGCTGAACCCCTGAACAAAACCCGCGCCCACCTTGAAGATGCGCTGGCCAAGGGTGCGCGCCTGGTCGCTGGCGGCAAGGCACCCGAGGGCGAGGAATTCGCCCACGGGTATTTCTTCCGCCCTACAGTCGTCGCCGATTGCACTCACGAGATGCTGGTGATGACTGAAGAAACCTTCGGCCCGCTGGTGGGCGTGGCGCCGTTCGATGACCTCGCCGAAGCCGTGCAACTGGCCAACGACACGCCTTACGGCTTGGCCTCCTATGTGTACGCCCGCGACCTGGTGGACATCCACACCCTGTCGGCGCAGCTCGACTACGGCAACGTGGCCATCAATAACGTTGACGCCGGGATCATGAACGCGCCTTACGGTGGCCGCAAACAGAGTGGCGTAGGTTACGAGCACGGGCGCGAAGGGCTGCTGGAGTACTTCAACTTCAAGCATGTTCGCCTGCACCACGGCGTCGGGAATTGA
- a CDS encoding HAD family hydrolase, producing MAVYNALIFDLDGTLIDSACDIAKALNVGFMLNGWPELDPDHVETFLGNGPRRLIVDILEDLGISYTETQVQRAFEGYLQAYMDDPAGRTRFYPHVREDLVALREAGIRLGICTNKNHAVTGKVLQQLGLADLFDAAIGADAVPACKPDPGHLLAVADAMALAEHTWAYVGDTRVDQQTARAAGVAFFVVPWGGGPQVEISAAQRLNRLADLLQRSPPIAQERI from the coding sequence ATGGCCGTCTATAACGCGCTGATTTTTGATCTCGACGGAACGCTGATCGACAGCGCCTGCGATATCGCGAAGGCCCTGAATGTCGGCTTCATGCTGAACGGCTGGCCTGAACTGGACCCGGATCACGTGGAAACCTTCCTCGGCAACGGCCCTCGGCGCTTGATCGTCGACATCCTCGAAGACCTGGGTATTTCCTACACCGAAACCCAGGTGCAGCGCGCGTTTGAAGGCTATTTGCAAGCCTATATGGACGACCCGGCCGGGCGCACGCGGTTCTATCCCCACGTGCGTGAAGACCTGGTGGCGCTGCGCGAAGCCGGGATTCGCCTGGGGATTTGCACCAACAAAAACCACGCCGTCACCGGCAAAGTGCTGCAGCAACTGGGCCTGGCGGATCTGTTCGACGCCGCGATTGGCGCCGACGCTGTGCCGGCCTGCAAACCCGACCCCGGCCACTTGCTCGCCGTCGCCGACGCCATGGCGCTGGCCGAGCACACCTGGGCCTACGTGGGCGACACCCGGGTTGACCAGCAAACCGCACGCGCCGCCGGTGTCGCGTTTTTTGTGGTGCCGTGGGGCGGTGGCCCGCAGGTGGAGATTTCTGCGGCGCAGCGCTTGAACCGTTTGGCTGATCTGTTACAACGCAGCCCACCCATCGCCCAGGAGCGGATATGA